In Macadamia integrifolia cultivar HAES 741 chromosome 12, SCU_Mint_v3, whole genome shotgun sequence, the following are encoded in one genomic region:
- the LOC122057664 gene encoding probable WRKY transcription factor 31 isoform X2, whose amino-acid sequence MEQFQCGREMSLLQPSGNFVRPNSSFSNHLIENSSSSSVDAGGRHTIQEMDFFSDNRHLRVDVSGSNTTRSSQQDKANKDGSTTRVNTGLNLLTLNSEIEPSSGNMEGKSISKMNILQVELERLKDENQKLRSMLDQITKNYSTLQTQLLLAMHKHDNRREQDEGNGGASTSATLSAQQLMDPGPSGALDIDDPSNTHSNNNEDYDETTQDQSVSLTNNIDAISKVDQDSGMDLISKKRSFTEMEPDHASTTSSSGGLQKSPKLASVAKGVDQVPAESPCRKARVSVRARSDAPLISDGCQWRKYGQKMAKGNPCPRAYYRCTMAIGCPVRKQVQRCAEDKSILITTYEGNHNHPLPPAATAMANTTSAAATMLLSGSSTSKDSSSLTNIASGFYSPLPYASTMATLSASAPFPTITLDLTHPPNPNIPQHHGHPFQRPPPPPFPLPLHGHGYPQLLAGQPTFMSPKLPMNIAPPSLQLAGQQRNPSMVETVTAAIATDPNFTAALAAAISSIIGAPRTNDGNKINNNMGGGNNNSSSPSGVSQLPRSCTTFSTT is encoded by the exons ATGGAACAGTTCCAGTGCGGCCGGGAGATGTCGCTCTTGCAGCCCTCGGGCAACTTCGTCCGGCCGAATTCCAGCTTCTCCAATCACCTTATTGagaattcatcatcatcatcagtcgATGCCGGCGGAAGGCACACGATACAAGAGATGGATTTCTTCTCGGATAATCGTCATCTGAGAGTAGATGTCTCCGGATCCAATACTACTCGGTCTTCTCAGCAGGATAAAGCCAACAAAGATGGGTCGACTACTCGGGTGAAC ACTGGATTGAATCTTCTCACTCTCAATTCTGAGATAGAACCTTCGTCGGGTAATATGGAAGGGAAGTCAATATCCAAA ATGAACATTCTTCAAGTGGAGCTGGAACGACTGAAAGATGAGAATCAGAAACTAAGAAGCATGCTGGATCAAATAACCAAAAATTACAGTACCCTTCAGACTCAACTACTCTTGGCAATGCACAAACACGATAATCGACGTGAACAG GATGAAGGAAATGGTGGAGCAAGTACATCAGCAACATTGTCAGCCCAACAGTTGATGGACCCCGGTCCCTCTGGTGCACTAGACATTGACGACCCTTCTAATACTCACTCAAATAACAATGAAGACTATGATGAGACCACCCAAGATCAGTCAGTTTCTTTGACTAACAACATTGATGCAATATCCAAGGTGGACCAAGATAGTGGAATGGATCTCATTTCTAAAAAACGATCTTTTACTGAAATGGAACCGGATCATGCATCAACCACTAGCTCATCAGGTGGACTCCAAAAGAGCCCAAAACTAGCATCAGTGGCGAAGGGAGTGGATCAAGTCCCTGCAGAATCCCCTTGTCGGAAGGCAAGAGTGTCTGTACGAGCACGGTCCGATGCACCCTTG ATAAGCGATGGATGTCAGTGGAGAAAATATGGTCAAAAGATGGCAAAGGGTAACCCTTGTCCTCGTGCTTACTACCGTTGCACCATGGCCATTGGATGCCCAGTTCGTAAGCAGGTGCAAAGATGCGCAGAAGATAAGAGCATTCTCATAACAACATATGAAGGAAACCATAATCATCCTCTTCCACCAGCAGCCACAGCCATGGCCAACACAACATCGGCGGCAGCAACCATGCTCCTCTCTGGCTCCTCCACTAGCAAGGATTCATCATCTCTCACAAATATTGCTTCAGGCTTCTACTCACCTTTGCCTTATGCATCCACCATGGCAACCCTTTCTGCCTCTGCACCTTTCCCCACCATTACCCTCGACTTAACCCATCCACCAAATCCCAATATCCCACAACACCATGGCCACCCATTCCAacgaccaccaccaccacccttcCCTCTACCTCTTCATGGCCATGGATACCCCCAACTCCTAGCAGGCCAACCCACATTCATGTCTCCTAAGTTGCCTATGAATATAGCGCCACCTTCTTTGCAATTAGCAGGGCAGCAGCGAAACCCTTCCATGGTTGAGACAGTCACCGCAGCTATTGCCACCGACCCTAATTTCACGGCAGCCCTAGCCGCAGCTATCTCGTCGATCATCGGTGCACCTCGGACCAATGATGgtaataagatcaacaacaatATGGGCGGAGGTAATAATAATAGTAGTTCTCCCTCTGGGGTTTCTCAACTTCCACGGTCCTGCACTACCTTCTCTACCACATAG
- the LOC122058084 gene encoding guanosine deaminase isoform X1, with translation MDFLQQQQCGQQAFHPWGTSSSSFLLRPGQQQAVQDRDHKFLTRAVEEAYKGVDSGHGGPFGAIVVRNDEVVVSCHNMVLNHTDPTAHAEVTAIREACKRLNKIELSDCEIYASCEPCPMCFGAIHLSRIKRLVYGAKAEAAIAIGFDDFIADALRGTGFYQKAHLEIKKADGNGAILAEQVFEKTKEKFRMY, from the exons ATGGATTTTCTTCAACAACAACAGTGTGGACAACAAGCTTTTCACCCTTGGGggacatcatcttcttcttttctcctcagaccagGACAGCAACAAG CTGTCCAGGACAGAGACCACAAATTTTTAACAAGAGCAGTTGAAGAAGCATATAAAGGGGTAGATTCTGGACATGGAGGTCCTTTTGGCGCCATTGTTGTTCGGAATGATGAAGTTGTTGTGAGCTGTCACAACATGGTCTTGAATCACACAGACCCAACTGCCCATGCAGAGGTGACTGCAATAAGAGAG GCATGCAAAAGACTCAACAAAATTGAGCTCTCAGATTGTGAAATATATGCCTCTTGTGAGCCTTGTCCAATGTGCTTTGGAGCCATTCACCTTTCACGAATCAAG AGGCTGGTTTATGGTGCCAAGGCCGAAGCAGCTATAGCCATCGGGTTTGATGATTTCATTGCAGATGCACTGAGGGGGACCGGTTTCTACCAGAAGGCCCACTTGGAGATAAAAAAAGCTGATGGTAATGGGGCCATTCTTGCAGAACAAGTCTTCGAGAAGACGAAGGAGAAATTTCGTATGTACTGA
- the LOC122057664 gene encoding probable WRKY transcription factor 31 isoform X1, with product MEQFQCGREMSLLQPSGNFVRPNSSFSNHLIENSSSSSVDAGGRHTIQEMDFFSDNRHLRVDVSGSNTTRSSQQDKANKDGSTTRVNTGLNLLTLNSEIEPSSGNMEGKSISKMNILQVELERLKDENQKLRSMLDQITKNYSTLQTQLLLAMHKHDNRREQKDEGNGGASTSATLSAQQLMDPGPSGALDIDDPSNTHSNNNEDYDETTQDQSVSLTNNIDAISKVDQDSGMDLISKKRSFTEMEPDHASTTSSSGGLQKSPKLASVAKGVDQVPAESPCRKARVSVRARSDAPLISDGCQWRKYGQKMAKGNPCPRAYYRCTMAIGCPVRKQVQRCAEDKSILITTYEGNHNHPLPPAATAMANTTSAAATMLLSGSSTSKDSSSLTNIASGFYSPLPYASTMATLSASAPFPTITLDLTHPPNPNIPQHHGHPFQRPPPPPFPLPLHGHGYPQLLAGQPTFMSPKLPMNIAPPSLQLAGQQRNPSMVETVTAAIATDPNFTAALAAAISSIIGAPRTNDGNKINNNMGGGNNNSSSPSGVSQLPRSCTTFSTT from the exons ATGGAACAGTTCCAGTGCGGCCGGGAGATGTCGCTCTTGCAGCCCTCGGGCAACTTCGTCCGGCCGAATTCCAGCTTCTCCAATCACCTTATTGagaattcatcatcatcatcagtcgATGCCGGCGGAAGGCACACGATACAAGAGATGGATTTCTTCTCGGATAATCGTCATCTGAGAGTAGATGTCTCCGGATCCAATACTACTCGGTCTTCTCAGCAGGATAAAGCCAACAAAGATGGGTCGACTACTCGGGTGAAC ACTGGATTGAATCTTCTCACTCTCAATTCTGAGATAGAACCTTCGTCGGGTAATATGGAAGGGAAGTCAATATCCAAA ATGAACATTCTTCAAGTGGAGCTGGAACGACTGAAAGATGAGAATCAGAAACTAAGAAGCATGCTGGATCAAATAACCAAAAATTACAGTACCCTTCAGACTCAACTACTCTTGGCAATGCACAAACACGATAATCGACGTGAACAG AAGGATGAAGGAAATGGTGGAGCAAGTACATCAGCAACATTGTCAGCCCAACAGTTGATGGACCCCGGTCCCTCTGGTGCACTAGACATTGACGACCCTTCTAATACTCACTCAAATAACAATGAAGACTATGATGAGACCACCCAAGATCAGTCAGTTTCTTTGACTAACAACATTGATGCAATATCCAAGGTGGACCAAGATAGTGGAATGGATCTCATTTCTAAAAAACGATCTTTTACTGAAATGGAACCGGATCATGCATCAACCACTAGCTCATCAGGTGGACTCCAAAAGAGCCCAAAACTAGCATCAGTGGCGAAGGGAGTGGATCAAGTCCCTGCAGAATCCCCTTGTCGGAAGGCAAGAGTGTCTGTACGAGCACGGTCCGATGCACCCTTG ATAAGCGATGGATGTCAGTGGAGAAAATATGGTCAAAAGATGGCAAAGGGTAACCCTTGTCCTCGTGCTTACTACCGTTGCACCATGGCCATTGGATGCCCAGTTCGTAAGCAGGTGCAAAGATGCGCAGAAGATAAGAGCATTCTCATAACAACATATGAAGGAAACCATAATCATCCTCTTCCACCAGCAGCCACAGCCATGGCCAACACAACATCGGCGGCAGCAACCATGCTCCTCTCTGGCTCCTCCACTAGCAAGGATTCATCATCTCTCACAAATATTGCTTCAGGCTTCTACTCACCTTTGCCTTATGCATCCACCATGGCAACCCTTTCTGCCTCTGCACCTTTCCCCACCATTACCCTCGACTTAACCCATCCACCAAATCCCAATATCCCACAACACCATGGCCACCCATTCCAacgaccaccaccaccacccttcCCTCTACCTCTTCATGGCCATGGATACCCCCAACTCCTAGCAGGCCAACCCACATTCATGTCTCCTAAGTTGCCTATGAATATAGCGCCACCTTCTTTGCAATTAGCAGGGCAGCAGCGAAACCCTTCCATGGTTGAGACAGTCACCGCAGCTATTGCCACCGACCCTAATTTCACGGCAGCCCTAGCCGCAGCTATCTCGTCGATCATCGGTGCACCTCGGACCAATGATGgtaataagatcaacaacaatATGGGCGGAGGTAATAATAATAGTAGTTCTCCCTCTGGGGTTTCTCAACTTCCACGGTCCTGCACTACCTTCTCTACCACATAG
- the LOC122057664 gene encoding probable WRKY transcription factor 31 isoform X3 — protein MEQFQCGREMSLLQPSGNFVRPNSSFSNHLIENSSSSSVDAGGRHTIQEMDFFSDNRHLRVDVSGSNTTRSSQQDKANKDGSTTRVNTGLNLLTLNSEIEPSSGNMEGKSISKMNILQVELERLKDENQKLRSMLDQITKNYSTLQTQLLLAMHKHDNRREQKDEGNGGASTSATLSAQQLMDPGPSGALDIDDPSNTHSNNNEDYDETTQDQSVSLTNNIDAISKVDQDSGMDLISKKRSFTEMEPDHASTTSSSGGLQKSPKLASVAKGVDQVPAESPCRKARVSVRARSDAPLISDGCQWRKYGQKMAKGNPCPRAYYRCTMAIGCPVRKQVQRCAEDKSILITTYEGNHNHPLPPAATAMANTTSAAATMLLSGSSTSKDSSSLTNIASGFYSPLPYASTMATLSASAPFPTITLDLTHPPNPNIPQHHGHPFQRPPPPPFPLPLHGHGYPQLLAGQPTFMSPKLPMNIAPPSLQLAGQQRNPSMVETVTAAIATDPNFTAALAAAISSIIGAPRTNDGNKINNNMGGGGTLLKKSRMVSS, from the exons ATGGAACAGTTCCAGTGCGGCCGGGAGATGTCGCTCTTGCAGCCCTCGGGCAACTTCGTCCGGCCGAATTCCAGCTTCTCCAATCACCTTATTGagaattcatcatcatcatcagtcgATGCCGGCGGAAGGCACACGATACAAGAGATGGATTTCTTCTCGGATAATCGTCATCTGAGAGTAGATGTCTCCGGATCCAATACTACTCGGTCTTCTCAGCAGGATAAAGCCAACAAAGATGGGTCGACTACTCGGGTGAAC ACTGGATTGAATCTTCTCACTCTCAATTCTGAGATAGAACCTTCGTCGGGTAATATGGAAGGGAAGTCAATATCCAAA ATGAACATTCTTCAAGTGGAGCTGGAACGACTGAAAGATGAGAATCAGAAACTAAGAAGCATGCTGGATCAAATAACCAAAAATTACAGTACCCTTCAGACTCAACTACTCTTGGCAATGCACAAACACGATAATCGACGTGAACAG AAGGATGAAGGAAATGGTGGAGCAAGTACATCAGCAACATTGTCAGCCCAACAGTTGATGGACCCCGGTCCCTCTGGTGCACTAGACATTGACGACCCTTCTAATACTCACTCAAATAACAATGAAGACTATGATGAGACCACCCAAGATCAGTCAGTTTCTTTGACTAACAACATTGATGCAATATCCAAGGTGGACCAAGATAGTGGAATGGATCTCATTTCTAAAAAACGATCTTTTACTGAAATGGAACCGGATCATGCATCAACCACTAGCTCATCAGGTGGACTCCAAAAGAGCCCAAAACTAGCATCAGTGGCGAAGGGAGTGGATCAAGTCCCTGCAGAATCCCCTTGTCGGAAGGCAAGAGTGTCTGTACGAGCACGGTCCGATGCACCCTTG ATAAGCGATGGATGTCAGTGGAGAAAATATGGTCAAAAGATGGCAAAGGGTAACCCTTGTCCTCGTGCTTACTACCGTTGCACCATGGCCATTGGATGCCCAGTTCGTAAGCAGGTGCAAAGATGCGCAGAAGATAAGAGCATTCTCATAACAACATATGAAGGAAACCATAATCATCCTCTTCCACCAGCAGCCACAGCCATGGCCAACACAACATCGGCGGCAGCAACCATGCTCCTCTCTGGCTCCTCCACTAGCAAGGATTCATCATCTCTCACAAATATTGCTTCAGGCTTCTACTCACCTTTGCCTTATGCATCCACCATGGCAACCCTTTCTGCCTCTGCACCTTTCCCCACCATTACCCTCGACTTAACCCATCCACCAAATCCCAATATCCCACAACACCATGGCCACCCATTCCAacgaccaccaccaccacccttcCCTCTACCTCTTCATGGCCATGGATACCCCCAACTCCTAGCAGGCCAACCCACATTCATGTCTCCTAAGTTGCCTATGAATATAGCGCCACCTTCTTTGCAATTAGCAGGGCAGCAGCGAAACCCTTCCATGGTTGAGACAGTCACCGCAGCTATTGCCACCGACCCTAATTTCACGGCAGCCCTAGCCGCAGCTATCTCGTCGATCATCGGTGCACCTCGGACCAATGATGgtaataagatcaacaacaatATGGGCGGAG GAGGGACTCTACTCAAGAAATCCAGGATGGTGTCATCTTGA
- the LOC122057267 gene encoding uncharacterized protein LOC122057267 — protein MHILIPDSGSRVVVVVAAVMNQTSSLLLSNQLTVRPMTSRWFSSSLFRRRAVVSPANVILAAANSGSEKGATPIIYKQCSTTAPISHFATSFGLRRPTPELGLISLVFVLSTAAGAIFLLALISIPTKNAFRKLSASMRKLSKVVSEEVPGTLSSLKLSGIEINDLTQQLSTLRQKISGYQNGKRGRSK, from the exons ATGCACATCCTGATTCCTGATTCTGGATCCcgagtagtagtagtagtagcagcAGTAATGAATCAAACATCTTCGTTGCTTCTCTCAAATCAGCTGACAGTGAGACCGATGACATCTCGTTggttttcatcatcactatttcgTCGGAGAGCGGTTGTTTCCCCTGCGAATGTGATTCTAGCAGCAGCTAATTCTGGATCGGAGAAAGGGGCGACTCCAATTATTTATAAGCAGTGCTCGACTACGGCCCCCATCTCTCATTTCGCCACAAGTTTCGGACTTCGACGTCCGACCCCCGAACTTGGCCTTATTTCCCTTGTCTTCGTGCTCTCTACG GCTGCTGGTGCAATTTTCTTACTGGCTTTAATTTCAATCCCGACAAAGAAT GCTTTTAGAAAATTATCAGCTTCAATGCGTAAACTGTCAAAGGTGGTTTCAGAGGAGGTACCTGGAACATTGTCTTCTCTAAAGCTTTCTGGCATTGAGATTAATGATTTGACACAACAACTTAGCACTCTGAG GCAAAAAATATCTGGATATCAAAATGGAAAGAGAGGCAGGAGCAAATAG
- the LOC122058084 gene encoding guanosine deaminase isoform X2, translated as MEEAKVVETKDGTISVASAFAGHQEAVQDRDHKFLTRAVEEAYKGVDSGHGGPFGAIVVRNDEVVVSCHNMVLNHTDPTAHAEVTAIREACKRLNKIELSDCEIYASCEPCPMCFGAIHLSRIKRLVYGAKAEAAIAIGFDDFIADALRGTGFYQKAHLEIKKADGNGAILAEQVFEKTKEKFRMY; from the exons ATGGAAGAAGCTAAAG TGGTGGAAACCAAGGATGGAACCATTTCTGTAGCTTCTGCATTTGCTGGTCACCAGGAAG CTGTCCAGGACAGAGACCACAAATTTTTAACAAGAGCAGTTGAAGAAGCATATAAAGGGGTAGATTCTGGACATGGAGGTCCTTTTGGCGCCATTGTTGTTCGGAATGATGAAGTTGTTGTGAGCTGTCACAACATGGTCTTGAATCACACAGACCCAACTGCCCATGCAGAGGTGACTGCAATAAGAGAG GCATGCAAAAGACTCAACAAAATTGAGCTCTCAGATTGTGAAATATATGCCTCTTGTGAGCCTTGTCCAATGTGCTTTGGAGCCATTCACCTTTCACGAATCAAG AGGCTGGTTTATGGTGCCAAGGCCGAAGCAGCTATAGCCATCGGGTTTGATGATTTCATTGCAGATGCACTGAGGGGGACCGGTTTCTACCAGAAGGCCCACTTGGAGATAAAAAAAGCTGATGGTAATGGGGCCATTCTTGCAGAACAAGTCTTCGAGAAGACGAAGGAGAAATTTCGTATGTACTGA